The genomic stretch tgtatcCATTTTGTTCGGGAGTAGTAACGCCACCCATAACTTCAACCCTGATGACAAATTTAGAGATATCACAAACTCTCATCCGAAACCGTACGCGAGAACGAAGCAGCCGATTATCATCCCAGCTAGGCCACAGGAGAGTCATCGCAACACGATCATCAGGACCAACTGTTAGACGCCCGTGGGAGTGATAACAATCGCTGATAGGAGAGGATGGGAGCTGATAAGAGATCATTCCGATACTCTTAACTCCAAAATCGACGATCGGATAACATCGCCGGAGAAGCAATCAGCTGCTGTTGGACCTATAAATCTGATCGAATAAAAATCTGAGGAGAGTCGCATTCTACCTCGCCAGCAGAACGGTTCGCTGAAAATTTATCAAATTAAACCTAGTGTAGTAACCTAAAATTAAGAATAAACCTAAATTAAGCATGCAGTAGTTTCCTTAAAATAAAGTGTTCTTAAATCTAATTGGCATGCATTTTCTTAGAAGCTAGACTAAATTAATAAAGGTGTAGTGATAAAATAACGCGCGTTTGGTGATTTTATTGGACATTTTCCGAGTGAGACTTTGGATCTCGCTCAAACAGGATACAATTTCCCACGTCTTCCACCGAAGCCATTCCTACGAGTGTTGGGTTGGAGGCCCTCAACGCTATCGAAGAGTTAACGGAAGGTAACGGACCTGTACCCAACACATTTATACACACGGGAGCATGGCAAATTTTGGTCAAGACGAAATTGAACATTTAGCGTGAGTTTCCAAATAGACGTATGTCGCAAAAGTAAACAAATGGAGTTAATGTTCTCATgatgtagcaaattttaattcACTTGGTATGAATTAATCGTTTGTACCAAAATATATTAAATTAtacttcaaaattcaaaataacgcCAACGTCCTATGTCATCTTTTCTCAGTGTGTTCGCATTTGTTCGTTACACCCTTTTCTCGGTAAACCGACTTATCTGTCAAAACAAATTAACATCGCGCACACTGTAGATAGGATTGTAGTAAACCGAcgaatgtaacaaaaataaacaaaaaaaaaatcgttcagcAGATACGTCGTGTTTGTTTGTCATTTACGTGTATTGCATCTTTCCTGTGAAGAGGTTTATTCGAGTTTAAAACGTAAAGTGAAATGGTTTACGATGGATTCCAGTTGCTGATCGGTACGTTTTTGTTGTAATATTGCCAATGATTTATTGTTCATAATGCTGACCTCCAATTATAGCTCGTAACGAGCATGATGCCAATCTTGCCGCACGCAAGTTCATCCGTATCATCCAGTAGATCGGTTATAGAGTGCGGTTTCTGGACTTTAAAGTGCCAGACTTGGTTGCCACAGTAGACCTACGATTTCCGATTAGACTGGAAAACCTACATCAAGTCCACGGACAGTTCAGTTCTTACAAGCCGGAGCTCTTCCCGGGGCTTATCTATCGAATGGTGAAGCCACGTGTAGTATTCGTTAATGGTAAAATAGTGTTCACCGGGGCCATATCCGAGCGGGAAATCATCGATTAGTTTAGAGAATATTTATCCCATATTGCAGAGCTTTCGAAAAAACTAGTAacgtttatttatcaaaatagaTATGTTGTAATTTGTGCAGAAGCACACTTCATAGTAGGTTCATTTTAAGTTAACTGTACAAAATTTCATATTAACGAATTAAATTCGATCGCTACTTCAATATAATACACTCGCTGATCCAATTCCTAGAAAAATGTATCACTAGTCTTGTATTATtcagaaaaaatgataaaaatcaaCTTACTTTCAATGTTTTTCCATCAAATTTGAATGATTATCAAACCGACGTATCTGCAATGAGCTGATAAATACTGACGTATCCGACTTGACGTAAGTGCAAATAATTTGTCCGAGTGACGAATCGTATAGGGCGTATGTAAACATAGAACTGCCACGACGACGAATCATTAGGGTGTATGTGAAAATTACGCGACAAAACGACGTAAAACtagtttttaacaattttgttaggaaaacaacaaaaaacagaaacatACAATCAAAACATTATTGTTTTACTTAACACTTGCCAAAATCAAACCGGAATAAAGAACATACAATTTTAAATTGCATTTATTCATACAAACAGAAATTTGTTACTTAATTTTCTCAGTTCCTGCCTGATGTTACATACGTCTATTTGAAAACTCACGCTAGAATTTTGAATTATATAAATTTAGGTTCACGTGTATTGTTCATTTCCGCTACCCTGTGACTGAGCATTCACTCCTTCCAATCTCATCAAAAGTTCAGCTCCCCTAGCGGCACACAAGTCAACTGCAAGACTATAAACAAACTGCTTCTATCAATGTTATTCATGTTATCAACACACAGTTATCAATCTTTGAAAATTCTTGTTTTAAGTATAGTAAAAATCGTGTTTGCCCTGCCCGGTTGAATATTACAACTGTACTATGGACCCCATCGAGTACAAAATCCTGCACGAGCGCGCCATGCAGAACAACAACGGCACATCGGCGCTCAATGTTTTCCTGCACATCGTTCCGTCGTTTTTCACTAGCTTCCACACAATTCAACTGATGTCTGTGACGGCGGTCACGCAAATCCCGGTCCGCTTTTTGCTGGAGTTCTGCCTAATTGTGCTGCCATTCGTGCTGATGGTCACCGTTCTAAGCGAACTGGTTAGTAACATCACTCTGGCGTTGCTGGTGATTAGCGGTCTGTCGGCTCTCCAGCAAGTGCGGAACAAAATGCACCTGATGCCGTTCGTACAAATACCGGGCAGGAAACCCCAGTTCATGACTGCGTCCCGGGCACTCATAAACTTGATGACGGCGGTGTGTATTTTAGCGGTAGACTTTCGAATTTTTCCACGGCATTTGGCAAAAACAGAGACGTTCGGGTTTGGACTGATGGATGTCGGTGTTGGATTGTACGTGTTCAGTAATGGGATCGTTTATCGAGTTGATGACGGGCGGAAGCTGAATTGGTTGCGAGTAAGGAATGTACTGCTAGGAAGCGTTCCCTTGTTGGTGCTTGGAGCGGCGAGATTTTTCGTGACGCAAGAAATCGATTACCAGCAGCATGTTTCCGAGTACGGGGTTCATTGGAACTTTTTCATCACGCTGGCGATTGTTAAAATATTTGGGACTCTAATTATGGACGTGATTCGGGATCCTGAGATTGCTAAGTTCATCGCAATAACCGTCCTTTGCGGACACGAGATGATGCTTCACCTGGGTGTCTCTCGGTATGTGCTGAGTGAGAAAACTGGAAGGTCAAATTTTCTGGATGCCAATCGCGAGGGGCTAGCGTCTATACCGGGATACGTTGCGCTGTATTTGGCTTCTACATACGTGGGCTCGGTGATGAGACCTTCGGTGGAAATTCAACCAGCAAAGAAGTTCCTGCGTCAGGCTACCAAACTGAGCGTAATTGCGGGCGTGTGTTGGAAAATGATTTACGTGTGCGAGGATATGTTCGGCGTCTCCCGGCGGTTGGCCAACATGGGCTACGTGTTTTGGATTCTGTCGATCGGTACCACCATGTGTGCGCTGTTCATGTTCTGCGAAGTGTTTATCTACTTTGTGCGCTTTGAGGAACCAAAATCGCCGGATCAGATTATGAAGGGAGACGATTTCTGCATTTGCTACATTCCACTGATATTTGAATCGATTAACGGAAACGGACTGGTGTTTTTTCTCAGTGCCAATTTGCTGACAGGTCTTATTAACATGGTTTTTCAAACGTTGCTAATGGAAGCACCCGCGGCACTCATCATTATCAGCTACTATATTTTTATACTTTGCGTTGTAACTGTTTTCATGCAAGTTAACAAAATCAAGCTTAAAATTTGGTAAGCAATGGAGGCTTCGCTTTCGCATCCGTTCTAGTCATAGATAAGTCCCCAGCATATTGATAAAGTTATACTTATGAgtagaattataaaaaatgtcaTACGCTCACGTACTTAACTGTAACAATAAACTTTTCAGAAGGTTTAAAGGCAAGAGCACGCTTTATTGtgcttttgaataaataattgtTCACTCGCCTTTATCTCCAAAAGATTAATATAATTTGATGACATTCTCGGCGAGAACGTACCGTTCAATGGGGAAAAAGGAAATTCTTTCAAGGTGCCACCCATTAGACAAACAAAATAATTTGTTCATACATTTAACAATGCTAGTAACAAACTCTGCATGATTAGTTACGTCTATCAATAAAATATAAACTTCGCTTAACATATTGCTTTAGAAGctcattaaaatttgttgagaTGGCCGAATCAGCATTCAAAACTTTGGATTTTAGATCAATCGAAACATTTTAAACTCAATCTGCGAGTTATAAAATAGGTAAAAATAATAAGCAGCGAATATGAGGCTAATACCAAACAAAAGAAGAAAACGTTGCGCAACAACACAGAATGAAAAGTTCTACTGCACCCGGCAGTGATCTTCGACGTCTTCGGCGAAATCTTCAGAGCTGAGCGCACACCGCTGGAGCACACTATTGACCGCCGCTCGTGCCAAATAACCGGTGGTTTGCGTTTGTGAAAGAGAGAAAAGCGGAGAAATATCTTTCGTTGCCGGTAAGCCGTGATCTTTGCAGTACATGTTGAAGGAATCCTCCAACAGAAAATCTAAATCTAGAATCTGATTGAATCGCAGCTCCGGATTACGGCGCAGAATTGTGGCCACGATGCAGAGCAACTCAACCGCAATCTGGCGCCGCTCGGGttgattaattttgttcaacatttCTTCCACCTGCAAAGCGAAGGAAAATTCGCTGCGACTTTTGTTGGATAGGGTGGTAGCTGCCGGCAGGTTGTGACCCTGCACCGTGATGCCCAGTGGAGTGCGTTCCAGCACATCCCACACGTGATTGTAGAAGGTTGGTGGCACACGGAACAGGCACCCCTCGAGCTGGCGTCGTTGTAGAGCACTGAagctgtttgaaaaaaaaaaaaaaaatagaatgatAAATTTTTTACACTAACACTGCAATCAACTTACGAGTCTTCAGTTTTATATTCGCTCACAGAAAGCACCCTTTGCAGCAGTTTGCGTATGTGATACGGTGAAAGATTCTCGATGTCAGCACCTTCGTCACCCGTCATGTTCAGGTAGAGTCGCATAGCTTCCAGCACCCAACCGACACGGATCTTGAGAATACCTTTAAAAATATCGGGATTCGTGGCAATCAGTCGGCCAATGTAGAGCACCACTTCTTGCTGCAGTACAGCATGGATAACATCGTACGGCTGCACGGTAGAATACATAACATTCTGGATTTCCGAAGGCGTCATCGGTTTATCGAAAACGGTTTCCCGCTGGCCGATCACTCCAACCGTAATTTGCTTACCGTTGACTAGCACCGTTGTGATGAAGGGCGAAATTGAATCAACAATGTGCCGCAGTAGAGAGCTGCAGTAGCGCACGGCACGCCAGTAGCGCAGGGAACCAGCTCTGTAGTACAACTCGGTCAATCTGGTGTGAACTGACTCGCCGGATATTTCGTAGTTTGCGCCTTCGCGGTGAAGTAGAATACCCAGCAACTGGCACTGCAGAAATATCGATTCCGTGTTTCGCAACCCATCAATTATGTCAGGCGTTGATTTTATCTGATATTCAGCGGCGCTGATTTTTTTCTCCCGATAGGATTGCGCTCTTGGTACATCAGTTAAACTTTGATAGCCGATGTTATCGTGATAAACCTGGGAGAATGCTGATTCGCTAGAATCGGGTAAATTCGATAGCGACATGAAATCCAAATGTTCGATACAGGAGCTGGAAATCAAATTCTGCAATCGACCGATGCGCACTTTCATTCCGTCGCAGTAGCCCTTTTTCAGCATCGCCAGCAGATCGATCATTTCCTTGAACTGCGGATCGCGCATATGCTCCTCACGGATGAGCAAGCACACGGTGGGTCGGCCGGACAAGCGCCAATATTTGCCCACAAATTGCAGCTCCGTTTTGATGTCGTCGATCAGCAAGGCCATATCGCGGTACAGGTAGAAATCGGACACTTCGAAAATTAACGGATAGCACAGCACCGTCATACCGCAGATTCGGTACACCTGATGATTGACAAGCTCTTAGATGTAGTGTTTGAATGTTAGAAGTTCAGACATACCTTACTGGTACCCAAGGAACCAACTGGACGGGGAGGCCGTCCGGTGAGGCCAATTTTGTCGTTAACACCTAGCTGCTGGTAGACGTGGATCAGTTGCGTTGAAGACCAAATTTGTACCGGTTCAACCTTGAGGGGGGAGAATTGTTAAGAAAGAGTGCTTGTTTTGATCACCGAAAGAAAACTTACCTCATGAGGGGTTTGTGTTTGAATACCATAGGTGGCCATCATAGCCTGCAGACGCATCGACTCCGTGATCAGCACGATCTGCACCACTAGATCGGTGGCCGTGCCCTAGCAATCGAGGACGGATGAAaaggttagaaaaaaaaagaaaacttgCAATTGAATACGGGCGTGCAAAATCGGTTGCCTGTGCCGGAAGTATTAACAAGATAATAGAAAAATCATTCCAAAATCGAGTGATTAGTTAGACTAAACAAGACTGTTTTGTTATACGaggtaaaaacttcaaaaaagtgCACACAAGACAAGGGTTCGAATGGTATTATCTAGTGAACGCTAAAATGAATACCATAACGGGTCGTTCGTGAGCTCTCTGTTACATCAGATAGTGTTGTGCTACATACAAAAGATATGGATTTGTTCAATTACAGTGTATGAAAAGTTTGATCATAAAACTTTCGACatgcgcgatttttttttttaaatagcaaTTTGGTGAATTagtttgtatgaaaaaaaaaacactacaagtgtaagaaagttttgaaaaatataccgAATTAAATCATGCGCCTAcgaaaaatctagattttttaaaaacatcacTGTCAGTATACCTCACAAAAATCTGTGtagaatatatataaaaaaaaaacacaaaaaaatccctagggtatcaaacgtcttcggcagtgccCGAAGAAAACCTCTGCCGacgacgttcgataccctatataatCTTAaaatagagcaagatcgcgcgaaatgacctatggtaaaaatggtaaaaataatAAGCAGCGAATATGAGGCTAATACCAAACAAAAGAAGAAAACGTTGCGCAACAACCTCTGCCGacgacgttcgataccctatataatCTTAaaatagagcaagatcgcgcgaaatgacctatggtcgaatatcgaccatttttgatttgaatgaaactttgcatacgtatttggcttagcaaactgagcatttttcacagatggagagattttttacacccatgagttacattctaaaagggcgtatgccttttggcataggttttattcgaagcattgtagcccagaaaccgttggttttatagaaaaactgtctgagaatgagttgtaaggatttaaaaatgcaccataaaaaaaatacactgtacaaaaaaaaatttttgttgaccaaaaaaaagttaaaaatgaacatcaaatttcaatttaaaaaaaagagttgttttttttatttttttttaaagaaacttgacgttaatacgcaactttaaaaaaaaagtccaggattgagaaatgaaaaataattttttatggtagattaatttttttatgaaaattcaaattcaaacatttttcaaaatatttgtattctgatgattttaaaagatgtagagagtcattttgaatcaaaaagctcttggtagtaaacattcaaaaccatcggttttcgagttatttttcatttaagctcgaaaaattattaatatttcggaaaatacacgtttttcttaatttgtgaatgaaccatacgttcattggaatgcttgatcaaaaatatacaattcattctttgacaacaaaacgattggattaataactcaagcgctaaaccttagcctacctacacttttccccttgccgaatgttttataaaaaaatatgtttgtcgtgcaacactacctacttgtttactaataataactgtttgtaaagtacgcaaccaataactactgggttacctataatatctgttttcgtatataaatacgattgcactactccagaagTCTTAGTAactgtttgcattttgtgaagatgaataaagtgaaaatggaatacaccaagctcAAATGCtataaaccctttcctgatcatcggtgctcatcaagcttacgcaaattaaacgataacgttattgcaaaattaaaaatattgaacagtcaagctcattttaatacgtctttatcaatttgtgattcgtgtagttattggaatgatagtcaagtcaccattcatcccttcgttgtttactattcagaagcTGGAACActcaagaatatcagcttcatcataatatcggaagtactccattgtgatactgttgcggttcaggtgtccattgccaaattaatgagttttttgaaaacaacaatagagttgaaaaaagcgatattaatgtcggatggagctgcctcacaatatgaaaatagaaaaaactttgcaagtctttgcaagttcgaaacaaaatataacgtcgatgcagagtggcatttttttcgACTTCTTGGTACGCTTACCGATTCCAGGTAAAGCCCCATGCGATGCAAtcggtggcatattaaaacgaatggcaggaaatagaagtttagctaaagaacatgaacatcccattatcagcgcaaaagaattgtatgattgtaataaaaattcatcaaaaatgtcattaagtggggtatcatatgaagaatatgaacaaggagtaacagaatggagcaatattttcgaaaaatctataataatagctgccacacaaaaatattactcttttgttctgatttcaaaaaataagatacaaacgaaaatgttttcaaaagatgacgaatcatttacttatgatgtttataaaatataaggtgaaactagttctgtactgtaaagtatctatgtcataaaaaaatattttcctaagataataaaactcgaaaataaatatttgattcttatatgtatcgttttgttgtcaaagaatgaattgtatatttttgatcaagcattccaatgaacgtatggttttcgctggagaaccatgaacaaattaagaaaaacgtgtatttttctaaataattataatttttcgagcttaagttagaaataactcgaaaaccaatgcctttagaatgtttattaccaagagctttttgattcaaaatgactctctacatctttcaaaatcatcagaatacaaatattttgaaaaatgtttgaattagaattttcataaaaaaattaatctaccataaaaaaatatttttcatttctccatcctggactttttttttaaagttgcgtattaacgtcaagtttctttaaaaaaaaaataaaaaaaactcaactcttttttttaatttaaatttaatgttcatttttaattttttttggtcaacaaaaatttttttttgtacagtgtatattttttattgtgcatttttaattccctacaactcattctcagacagtttttctataaaaccaacggtttctgggctacaatgcttcgaataaaacctatgccaaaaggcatacgcccttttagaatgtaactcatgggtgtaaaaaatctctccacctgtgaaaaatgctcagtttgctaagccaaatacgtgtgcaaagtttcattcaaatcaaaaatggtcgattaaattttcgcgtatttccaggcgatttgaaatgattttgctcaataGCAAAACTGCTGCTGAAATTCCTCCTCCTCGGTCAGTACT from Wyeomyia smithii strain HCP4-BCI-WySm-NY-G18 chromosome 3, ASM2978416v1, whole genome shotgun sequence encodes the following:
- the LOC129726785 gene encoding phosphatidylinositol-glycan biosynthesis class W protein-like; its protein translation is MDPIEYKILHERAMQNNNGTSALNVFLHIVPSFFTSFHTIQLMSVTAVTQIPVRFLLEFCLIVLPFVLMVTVLSELVSNITLALLVISGLSALQQVRNKMHLMPFVQIPGRKPQFMTASRALINLMTAVCILAVDFRIFPRHLAKTETFGFGLMDVGVGLYVFSNGIVYRVDDGRKLNWLRVRNVLLGSVPLLVLGAARFFVTQEIDYQQHVSEYGVHWNFFITLAIVKIFGTLIMDVIRDPEIAKFIAITVLCGHEMMLHLGVSRYVLSEKTGRSNFLDANREGLASIPGYVALYLASTYVGSVMRPSVEIQPAKKFLRQATKLSVIAGVCWKMIYVCEDMFGVSRRLANMGYVFWILSIGTTMCALFMFCEVFIYFVRFEEPKSPDQIMKGDDFCICYIPLIFESINGNGLVFFLSANLLTGLINMVFQTLLMEAPAALIIISYYIFILCVVTVFMQVNKIKLKIW